The Balearica regulorum gibbericeps isolate bBalReg1 chromosome 22, bBalReg1.pri, whole genome shotgun sequence genome includes a region encoding these proteins:
- the LOC104629625 gene encoding terminal nucleotidyltransferase 5B, with translation MLAAAAGPAPGSSEQHGAGGRFSVLTWEQVQRLDQILGEAVPIHGRGNFPTLSVRPRTIVQVVRSRLEKKGIAVHNVRLNGSAASHVLHQDSGLGYKDLDLIFGVDLKTEDVFQLVKDVVMDCLLDFLPEGVNKDKITPMTLKEAYVQKLVKVCNETDRWSLISLSNNSGKNVELKFVDSLRRQFEFSVDSFQIILDSLLLFGECSENPMAENFHPTVTGESMYGDFEEAMDHLRNRVIATRNPEEIRGGGLLKYCNLLVRGFKPKSEVDMKALQRYMCSRFFIDFSDIGEQQRKLECYLQSHFVGMESKRYDYLMTLHRVVNESTVCLMGHERRQTLNLIAMLAVRVLAEQNIIPTVTNVTCYYQPAPYVSEINFNYYVTHVQPFLPCNQSYPTWLPCN, from the exons atgctggcggcggcggcggggcccgctCCGGGCTCTTCGGAGCAGCACGGTGCCGGAGGCCGCTTCAGCGTCCTGACGTGGGAGCAGGTGCAGCGGCTGGACCAGATCCTGGGCGAGGCCGTGCCCATCCACGGCCGCGGCAACTTCCCCACGCTCTCGGTGCGGCCACGCACCATCGTGCAG GTTGTCCGTAGTcgcctggagaagaaaggaattgCAGTTCATAACGTAAGGTTGAATGGCTCAGCAGCTAGTCACGTTCTACATCAAGACAGTGGTTTGGGTTACAAAGACCTAGATCTCATCTTTGGTGTAGATCTGAAGACTGAAGATGTCTTCCAGCTTGTTAAAGATGTGGTCATGGACTGCCTTCTTGACTTCCTCCCAGAAGGTGTCAACAAAGACAAGATCACCCCCATGACTCTGAAGGAGGCATACGTGCAGAAGCTTGTGAAGGTATGCAACGAGACCGACCGCTGGAGCCTCATATCGCTCTCCAACAACAGCGGCAAGAACGTGGAGCTCAAATTTGTGGACTCTCTCAGACGGCAGTTCGAGTTCAGCGTGGACTCCTTCCAGATCATCCTGGATTCGCTTCTGCTGTTTGGGGAGTGTTCAGAGAACCCCATGGCTGAGAACTTCCACCCCACGGTCACTGGGGAGAGCATGTATGGGGACTTTGAGGAGGCAATGGACCATCTCCGGAACAGGGTCATCGCCACGAGGAACCCAGAGGAGATCAGAGGTGGGGGGCTTCTGAAGTACTGCAACCTCTTGGTGAGGGGGTTTAAGCCCAAATCGGAAGTGGATATGAAGGCACTACAGAGATACATGTGCTCCAGGTTTTTCATAGACTTCTCTGACATCGGcgagcagcagaggaagctggAGTGCTACCTTCAGAGCCACTTTGTTGGGATGGAGAGCAAAAGATATGACTATTTGATGACCCTCCACAGGGTGGTCAATGAGAGCACAGTCTGCCTTATGGGACACGAAAGGAGGCAGACCCTGAACCTCATTGCCATGCTGGCTGTGAGAGTCCTGGCTGAGCAAAACATCATCCCCACGGTCACAAACGTTACCTGCTACTACCAGCCAGCTCCTTACGTCAGTGAAATCAACTTCAACTACTACGTCACCCACGTGCAGCCCTTCCTGCCTTGCAATCAGTCCTACCCAACGTGGCTTCCCTGTAACTGA